The following coding sequences lie in one Spinacia oleracea cultivar Varoflay chromosome 1, BTI_SOV_V1, whole genome shotgun sequence genomic window:
- the LOC110785471 gene encoding protein phosphatase 2C 37 yields the protein MAGMCCGINVGENEPTSPVEPATRTARRRRMELRQIKFIAEIAETTTRLKRRKVEDLEAINNSPMCLQAARECESFITLNIPAGKIKESPPTVTALTTSEDLPTFGYTSVCGRRRDMEDSVTIRPSFYKKDNTKSHGGFHFYGVYDGHGCSHVAKRCKKRMHEIIKEEIEKKEDEIEWTETMSESFKLMDSEVGERSKNNAGPTTSTSCRCELQTPQCDAVGSTAVVSVVTPEKIVVSNCGDSRAVLCRKGVAIPLSSDHKPDRPDELNRIEEAGGRVIYWDGPRVLGMLAMSRAIGDNYLKPYVIPDPEVTITDRTSEDECLILASDGLWDVVSNETAVTVARMCLLNAEKSASPSRSPGNEAAEAARKESSDKACSDASVLLTKLALARQSADNVSVVVVDLRKGKL from the exons ATGGCGGGAATGTGCTGTGGAATTAACGTTGGCGAGAATGAACCGACGAGTCCGGTCGAACCGGCTACTCGAACTGCTCGTCGCCGGAGAATGGAACTCCGACAAATCAAGTTCATCGCCGAGATCGCGGAAACTACTACACGGCTCAAGCGCCGGAAAGTTGAAGATCTGGAGGCGATAAATAATTCTCCGATGTGCTTACAGGCAGCGCGTGAGTGTGAGAGCTTTATTACCTTGAATATTCCCGCCGGTAAAATTAAGGAATCTCCGCCGACCGTGACGGCGTTGACAACTTCTGAAGACTTACCTACGTTTGGATACACTTCTGTTTGTGGCCGAAGGAGGGATATGGAAGATTCGGTTACTATTCGACCTTCGTTCTACAAAAAGGACAATACCAAAAGTCACGGCGGATTTCATTTTTACGGAGTCTATGACGGCCATGGCTGCTCTCAT GTTGCGAAAAGGTGTAAAAAGCGGATGCATGAGATAATCAAAGAAGAGATCGAGAAGAAAGAAGACGAAATCGAGTGGACTGAGACGATGTCTGAGAGCTTTAAGTTGATGGACAGCGAGGTAGGAGAGAGATCGAAGAACAACGCCGGCCCAACGACGTCAACGAGCTGTCGTTGTGAGTTGCAAACACCTCAGTGCGACGCCGTGGGATCCACCGCCGTTGTCTCTGTTGTAACCCCCGAGAAAATCGTCGTATCTAATTGCGGCGATTCACGCGCTGTCCTATGCCGTAAAGGCGTCGCTATTCCTCTATCTTCCGATCATAAG CCGGACAGACCGGATGAGTTGAACCGGATTGAAGAAGCCGGCGGTCGAGTGATATATTGGGATGGTCCAAGAGTGCTTGGAATGTTAGCAATGTCAAGAGCCATAGGAGATAATTATCTCAAACCTTACGTTATACCCGATCCGGAAGTAACCATTACGGATCGGACTTCCGAAGACGAATGCTTGATTTTAGCTAGTGACGGTTTATGGGACGTCGTTTCAAACGAAACGGCTGTAACCGTGGCTAGGATGTGTTTGCTTAACGCCGAAAAATCCGCCTCGCCTTCTCGTTCCCCGGGGAACGAAGCGGCGGAGGCTGCTAGGAAGGAGAGTTCCGATAAGGCGTGTTCGGATGCCTCGGTTTTGCTGACGAAGTTGGCTTTGGCGAGGCAAAGTGCTGATAATGTTAGCGTTGTTGTAGTTGATCTTAGGAAAGGAAAATtatga